Proteins encoded by one window of Pseudonocardia sp. HH130629-09:
- a CDS encoding beta-phosphoglucomutase family hydrolase codes for MLGLPEGTRACLFDLDGVLTDTASVHAAAWKQMFDEYLRARDGDGYTPFDVTTDYGPYVDGKPRLEGTRSFLASRGIELPEGTPDDPPDAETLWGLSTRKNDLVQERIRTDGVDVYPGSRRYLEAVKDAGLTTAVVSSSANAEQILRVTGLETFIDHRVDGVTARERGLPGKPAPDTFLAAAADLGVDRSAAVVFEDALAGVQAGHAGDFGAVVGVDRLDQAAALREHGADVVVTDLADLLERS; via the coding sequence ATGCTGGGGCTGCCCGAGGGCACACGCGCGTGCCTGTTCGACCTGGACGGCGTACTCACCGACACCGCGAGCGTCCACGCTGCGGCGTGGAAACAGATGTTCGACGAGTACCTCCGTGCCCGTGACGGTGACGGGTACACCCCGTTCGACGTCACCACCGACTACGGTCCGTACGTGGACGGGAAGCCCCGTCTCGAGGGGACCCGCAGCTTCCTCGCCTCGCGCGGGATCGAGCTGCCCGAGGGGACGCCGGACGACCCGCCGGACGCCGAGACCCTGTGGGGCCTGTCGACCCGCAAGAACGACCTCGTGCAGGAGCGCATCCGCACCGACGGCGTCGACGTCTACCCGGGGTCGCGTCGCTACCTGGAGGCGGTGAAGGACGCCGGCCTCACCACCGCGGTGGTGTCCTCCAGCGCCAACGCCGAGCAGATCCTGCGGGTCACCGGGCTGGAGACCTTCATCGACCACCGCGTCGACGGGGTCACCGCCCGCGAGCGCGGCCTGCCCGGCAAGCCCGCCCCCGACACCTTCCTCGCCGCCGCGGCCGACCTCGGGGTCGACCGGTCCGCCGCGGTCGTGTTCGAGGACGCGCTGGCCGGCGTGCAGGCCGGCCACGCGGGGGACTTCGGCGCCGTCGTCGGCGTCGACCGTCTCGACCAGGCGGCCGCGCTGCGTGAGCACGGCGCGGACGTCGTCGTCACCGATCTCGCCGACCTGCTGGAGCGTTCGTGA
- a CDS encoding LLM class F420-dependent oxidoreductase: protein MTDPRPVRIGLQLQPQHADYADIRRTVAAAEEAGVDIVFNWDHFFPLYGEPDGKHFECWTMLGAWAEATSRVEIGALVTCNSYRNPELLADMARTVDHISGGRLILGIGSGWFQRDYDEYGYEFGTAGGRLNDLAAALPRIRDRWSKLNPAPTRDIPILIGGGGEKKTLRYTAEHAGIWHGFGDVDTLVRKSAVLDGHCRDIGRDPAEIERSVGVEGSPEDSAAALYDAGARLFTVGEDGQGGYDLARLKDWIAWRDERNAA from the coding sequence ATGACCGATCCGCGTCCCGTCCGCATCGGGCTGCAGCTGCAGCCCCAGCACGCCGACTACGCCGACATCCGCCGCACCGTCGCCGCCGCGGAGGAGGCCGGCGTCGACATCGTCTTCAACTGGGACCACTTCTTCCCGCTCTACGGCGAGCCCGACGGCAAGCACTTCGAGTGCTGGACCATGCTCGGCGCCTGGGCCGAGGCGACCTCCCGGGTGGAGATCGGGGCCCTGGTGACCTGCAACAGCTACCGCAACCCCGAGCTGCTCGCCGACATGGCCCGCACCGTCGACCACATCTCCGGCGGCCGGCTCATCCTGGGCATCGGGTCCGGCTGGTTCCAGCGCGACTACGACGAGTACGGCTACGAGTTCGGCACGGCGGGCGGTCGGCTGAACGACCTGGCCGCCGCCCTGCCCCGGATCCGCGACCGGTGGTCGAAGCTCAACCCGGCTCCCACCCGCGACATCCCGATCCTCATCGGAGGCGGCGGCGAGAAGAAGACACTGCGCTACACCGCCGAGCACGCCGGCATCTGGCACGGTTTCGGCGACGTCGACACCCTCGTCCGCAAGTCGGCCGTGCTCGACGGACACTGCCGTGACATCGGCCGCGACCCGGCCGAGATCGAGCGCTCGGTGGGCGTCGAGGGCTCCCCGGAGGACTCCGCAGCCGCCCTGTACGACGCCGGCGCGCGGCTGTTCACCGTCGGCGAGGACGGCCAGGGCGGCTACGACCTGGCCCGGCTGAAGGACTGGATCGCCTGGCGCGACGAGCGCAACGCCGCCTGA
- a CDS encoding glycoside hydrolase family 65 protein codes for MKPDHLPTFTVEPWVVREPRLDLDAMGQTESVFALSNGHIGLRGNLDEGEPHVLPGTYLNSFYEVRPLPYAEGGYGYPESGQTIINTTNGKLIRLLVDDEPFDLRYGTLHRHERVLDMQAGTLNREVEWESPAGRRVRVRSTRMVSLTQRAVAAISYEVELVSNGSGDVGAGSGGAGVEGALLVLQSELVANEQLPGRDADDPRLDTALDNVLEPEQSRAGDAGATLVHRTRKSVLRCGAAMEHEVFGPDGVQVSTDANEDLARTTVIARVQPGQSLRVVKYLAYGWSSRRSLPAVYDQVRAAIAAARYTGWDGLVAEQRDYLDDFWATADVEIDGDAELQQAVRLATFHILQAGARAERRCIPAKGLTADGYDGHTFWDTETFCLQVLSFVAPEAAADALRWRKSILPLAFERAETLGLKGAAFPWRTIRGHECSGYWPAGTAAFHINADIADAVKRHVHATGDTKFELEVGLELLVATARLWRSLGSHDSAGNFRIDGVTGPDEYSSIADNNVYTNLMAQQNLRYAAEVAAKHPRSASRLGVDSEEIASWRDAASAMFIPFDSRLGVHPQSEGFTEHQRWNFEETPADRYPLLLNYPYFDLYRKQVIKQADLVLAMQIFPEAFTEEQKRRNFAYYEAITVRDSSLSACTQSVMAARTGHLELAHQYLAEAALVDLQDLAGNTDHGMHIASMAGTWSAVMLGFGGMRCEADGLSFAPVLPTSLSRISFGLKWQGRRIRVSITPEETEYRLTDGAPMRLRHHGDPIALDGEGPATAPTPTPEWVEPVEQPYGRAPRVRG; via the coding sequence GTGAAGCCCGACCACCTGCCCACCTTCACCGTCGAGCCGTGGGTGGTCCGCGAACCGCGCCTCGACCTGGACGCGATGGGCCAGACCGAGTCGGTCTTCGCACTGTCCAACGGCCACATCGGGCTGCGCGGCAACCTCGACGAGGGTGAGCCGCACGTCCTGCCCGGCACCTACCTGAACTCCTTCTACGAGGTGCGTCCGCTGCCGTACGCCGAGGGTGGCTACGGCTATCCCGAGTCCGGGCAGACGATCATCAACACGACCAACGGCAAGCTGATCCGGCTGCTGGTCGACGACGAGCCGTTCGACCTGCGCTACGGCACCCTGCACCGGCACGAGCGGGTGCTGGACATGCAGGCCGGGACGCTGAACCGCGAGGTCGAGTGGGAGTCCCCGGCCGGGCGCCGGGTCCGGGTCCGCTCCACCCGCATGGTGTCGCTGACCCAGCGTGCGGTCGCCGCGATCTCCTACGAGGTCGAGCTGGTGAGCAACGGCAGCGGGGACGTCGGCGCCGGCAGCGGCGGGGCGGGTGTCGAGGGCGCGCTGCTGGTGCTGCAGTCCGAGCTCGTCGCGAACGAGCAGTTGCCCGGCCGCGACGCCGACGACCCGCGCCTGGACACCGCGCTGGACAACGTGCTGGAGCCCGAGCAGTCCCGCGCCGGCGACGCCGGGGCCACCCTGGTGCACCGCACCCGCAAGTCGGTGCTGCGCTGCGGCGCGGCGATGGAGCACGAGGTCTTCGGCCCGGACGGCGTCCAGGTGTCCACCGACGCCAACGAGGACCTCGCCCGCACCACCGTCATCGCCAGGGTGCAGCCCGGCCAGTCGCTGCGCGTGGTGAAGTACCTCGCCTACGGCTGGTCCTCACGGCGCAGCCTGCCGGCGGTCTACGACCAGGTGCGCGCCGCCATCGCCGCCGCCCGCTACACCGGCTGGGACGGCCTGGTCGCCGAGCAGCGCGACTACCTCGACGACTTCTGGGCCACCGCCGACGTCGAGATCGACGGCGACGCCGAGCTGCAGCAGGCCGTGCGGCTCGCGACCTTCCACATCCTGCAGGCGGGCGCCCGCGCCGAGCGCCGCTGCATCCCGGCCAAGGGGCTGACCGCCGACGGCTACGACGGCCACACCTTCTGGGACACCGAGACGTTCTGCCTGCAGGTGCTGTCCTTCGTCGCCCCGGAGGCCGCGGCGGACGCGCTGCGCTGGCGCAAGTCGATCCTGCCGCTGGCCTTCGAGCGCGCCGAGACCCTCGGTCTCAAGGGCGCGGCGTTCCCGTGGCGCACCATCCGCGGCCACGAGTGCTCCGGCTACTGGCCCGCGGGCACCGCGGCGTTCCACATCAACGCCGACATCGCCGACGCGGTGAAGCGGCACGTGCACGCCACCGGCGACACCAAGTTCGAGCTGGAGGTCGGGCTGGAGCTGCTGGTCGCGACGGCGCGGCTGTGGCGCTCGCTGGGCAGCCACGACTCGGCGGGCAACTTCCGCATCGACGGCGTCACCGGCCCCGACGAGTACTCCTCGATCGCGGACAACAACGTCTACACCAACCTGATGGCCCAGCAGAACCTGCGCTACGCCGCCGAGGTCGCCGCGAAGCACCCGCGGTCGGCGTCGCGGCTCGGGGTGGACTCGGAGGAGATCGCGTCCTGGCGCGACGCCGCGAGCGCCATGTTCATCCCGTTCGACTCCCGGCTCGGCGTGCACCCGCAGTCCGAGGGCTTCACCGAGCACCAGCGGTGGAACTTCGAGGAGACCCCGGCCGACCGGTACCCGCTGCTGCTGAACTACCCCTACTTCGACCTCTACCGCAAGCAGGTCATCAAGCAGGCCGACCTCGTGCTGGCGATGCAGATCTTCCCGGAGGCGTTCACCGAGGAGCAGAAGCGCCGCAACTTCGCCTACTACGAGGCGATCACGGTGCGGGACTCGTCGCTGTCGGCGTGCACCCAGTCGGTGATGGCCGCCCGCACCGGGCACCTGGAGCTGGCCCACCAGTACCTCGCCGAGGCCGCGCTGGTCGACCTGCAGGACCTCGCGGGCAACACCGACCACGGCATGCACATCGCGTCGATGGCCGGCACCTGGTCGGCGGTCATGCTGGGCTTCGGCGGGATGCGCTGCGAGGCCGACGGGCTGTCGTTCGCGCCGGTGCTCCCGACGTCGCTGTCGCGGATCTCGTTCGGCCTGAAGTGGCAGGGGCGCCGGATCCGGGTCTCGATCACCCCCGAGGAGACCGAGTACCGCCTGACCGACGGCGCCCCGATGCGGCTGCGGCACCACGGGGACCCGATCGCGCTCGACGGCGAGGGCCCGGCCACCGCGCCGACCCCCACCCCGGAGTGGGTGGAGCCGGTGGAGCAGCCCTACGGGCGGGCCCCGCGGGTCCGCGGCTGA
- a CDS encoding DUF742 domain-containing protein gives MARSEIGRTGARFGTPPSRHAPDPEYPHGRPPEPAPESESESGPTVVGEEPEPESLVGVTGARFGGHSAKRTRLSRRERAARRAAARAAADDGATATPGDGALGNAAGTPGGTAPETPDAVGAGLADTAPLPVVAGRPDGPATAGPGHPSGAAAGTDGGSDSGTGGGAAGASPQVPAFAPVRPYVMTGGRTRVRAELRLETLVSVRPAPGPAPRAESVERATVLRLCARPRSVSEVAALAAVPLGVARVLIDDLASEGRLVVHGVSSAEDGPSVALMDRVLAGLRRL, from the coding sequence ATGGCACGGTCGGAGATCGGACGCACCGGGGCCCGGTTCGGGACGCCCCCGTCCCGGCACGCCCCCGACCCGGAGTACCCGCACGGCAGACCACCGGAGCCGGCGCCGGAGTCGGAGTCGGAGTCGGGGCCGACCGTCGTCGGGGAGGAGCCCGAGCCGGAGAGCCTGGTCGGGGTGACCGGGGCCAGGTTCGGCGGGCACTCGGCGAAGCGGACCCGGCTGAGTCGCCGGGAGCGCGCGGCCCGGCGTGCCGCTGCCCGGGCCGCGGCCGACGACGGTGCGACGGCGACACCCGGTGACGGCGCACTCGGCAACGCGGCCGGCACACCCGGCGGCACCGCCCCGGAGACCCCCGACGCTGTCGGTGCGGGCCTCGCCGACACCGCCCCGCTGCCGGTGGTCGCCGGCCGGCCGGACGGCCCCGCCACCGCGGGTCCGGGCCACCCGTCGGGTGCTGCCGCCGGCACGGACGGCGGCTCAGACAGCGGCACGGGCGGCGGTGCGGCCGGCGCGTCGCCGCAGGTCCCGGCGTTCGCCCCGGTCCGGCCCTACGTCATGACCGGTGGCCGTACCCGGGTCCGCGCCGAGCTGCGGCTGGAGACGCTGGTCTCGGTGCGGCCCGCCCCCGGCCCCGCCCCGCGGGCCGAGTCGGTCGAGCGCGCCACGGTGCTGCGGCTCTGCGCCCGGCCCCGGTCGGTGTCGGAGGTCGCGGCGCTGGCCGCGGTGCCGCTGGGTGTGGCCCGCGTGCTCATCGACGACCTCGCCTCCGAGGGGCGACTGGTGGTGCACGGCGTGTCCTCGGCGGAGGACGGGCCGAGCGTCGCGCTGATGGACCGGGTCCTGGCGGGGTTGCGCAGGCTGTAG
- a CDS encoding histidine kinase, translated as MPDLVPPMLPAAGELTDAVDPDRWAVEFAWEGHRCVAYARPGRVRLLSSTARSVTGSFPELAVLGDQAPPGGLVLDGTVVALDEAGRPSRGPLLRRTATVSPDAALRTEVPIGYVVTDLLFCDGRRTLELPYRRRRAELEALGLAGPKILVPPSFGLDEADLVVRTAERYGLDGLHLKRLDLPYQPGRRTRNWLRVPLRRHRQVLVAGWVPAGGPGGGRERIGAVLLALPEPDGLRYVGRVGIGAADVDARTVVGVPATGTPPLGVPEGIGDARWLAPGLVAAVEHRGRTAAGRLALPSWRGLVPPAEHDDDLGAAIEAARRAASASRPTVALRRPGASPARTGQGPGPGTVVLPRAAGAGTRPAATDDDARPVTRTPGPAPGRAGPDHDPAARTTRDPAAAPAAEPAARDAPPDEARPPRPGAHRAPAPDETVRIRVRDAVPPLPGAPAAPTAAADGPWHGPLSRRLEQHFVYNTLNTIASLVRTDPPRARELLLGFADLSRAADRAGEASIRLDEELAAVRAYLQIERTRFGARLSAELDDPSGAGVDPSSAVPPLSLLAAVRRGVQEEIEPHSAGGAVHVRLDPDASDGPAARVEVHPAAPTDTSAGAPFVLLVLPLGVPVV; from the coding sequence ATGCCCGACCTCGTCCCGCCGATGCTGCCCGCCGCCGGGGAGCTGACCGACGCGGTCGACCCGGACCGCTGGGCGGTCGAGTTCGCCTGGGAGGGCCACCGCTGCGTGGCCTACGCCCGGCCCGGCCGCGTCCGGCTGCTGTCGTCCACCGCGCGTAGCGTGACCGGGTCCTTCCCCGAGCTGGCCGTGCTCGGCGACCAGGCCCCGCCAGGGGGCCTCGTGCTCGACGGCACCGTCGTCGCCCTCGACGAGGCGGGCCGCCCGTCGCGCGGGCCGCTGCTGCGCCGCACCGCGACGGTGTCCCCGGACGCGGCCCTGCGGACCGAGGTGCCCATCGGCTACGTCGTCACCGACCTGCTGTTCTGCGACGGCCGCCGCACCCTGGAGCTGCCCTACCGGCGGCGCCGCGCGGAGCTGGAGGCACTCGGCCTGGCCGGGCCGAAGATCCTGGTCCCGCCCTCGTTCGGGCTCGACGAGGCCGACCTTGTGGTGCGGACCGCGGAGCGCTACGGCCTCGACGGACTGCACCTCAAGCGGCTCGACCTGCCCTACCAGCCCGGGCGGCGCACCCGGAACTGGCTGCGGGTGCCGCTGCGCCGGCATCGGCAGGTGCTCGTCGCCGGCTGGGTGCCGGCCGGGGGCCCCGGCGGGGGCCGGGAGCGGATCGGCGCGGTGCTGCTGGCGCTGCCCGAACCCGACGGGCTCCGCTACGTGGGCCGCGTCGGGATCGGCGCCGCCGACGTCGACGCCCGGACCGTCGTGGGCGTCCCCGCCACCGGGACCCCGCCGCTCGGGGTGCCCGAGGGCATCGGTGACGCCCGCTGGCTGGCCCCCGGCCTGGTCGCGGCGGTCGAGCACCGGGGTCGGACGGCCGCCGGGCGGCTCGCCCTGCCGTCCTGGCGCGGGCTGGTGCCGCCCGCCGAGCACGACGACGACCTGGGTGCCGCCATCGAGGCGGCCCGGCGGGCGGCGTCGGCGTCCCGGCCGACCGTCGCGCTGCGCCGGCCGGGGGCGTCCCCGGCCCGGACCGGCCAGGGTCCGGGTCCGGGGACGGTGGTGCTGCCACGGGCCGCCGGCGCGGGTACCCGGCCCGCGGCCACCGACGACGACGCGCGCCCCGTCACCCGCACCCCGGGCCCGGCCCCCGGCCGAGCCGGGCCGGATCACGACCCGGCCGCGCGGACCACCCGGGACCCCGCTGCCGCCCCCGCCGCCGAGCCGGCCGCCCGCGACGCGCCCCCCGACGAGGCCCGTCCGCCGCGGCCGGGCGCCCACCGCGCCCCGGCCCCCGACGAGACCGTCCGCATCCGGGTGCGCGACGCGGTCCCGCCCCTACCCGGGGCCCCGGCGGCGCCGACGGCCGCCGCGGACGGCCCCTGGCACGGGCCGCTGTCGCGCCGGCTGGAGCAGCACTTCGTGTACAACACCCTCAACACCATCGCGTCGCTGGTGCGCACCGACCCGCCGCGGGCCCGGGAGCTGCTGCTCGGCTTCGCCGACCTGTCGCGGGCCGCGGACCGGGCCGGGGAGGCGTCGATCCGGCTCGACGAGGAGCTCGCCGCCGTCCGGGCCTACCTGCAGATCGAACGGACCCGGTTCGGGGCCCGCCTGTCCGCCGAGCTCGACGACCCGTCCGGGGCCGGGGTCGACCCGTCGTCCGCGGTGCCGCCGCTGTCGCTGCTCGCCGCGGTCCGCCGCGGGGTGCAGGAGGAGATCGAGCCGCACAGCGCGGGCGGCGCGGTCCACGTGCGGCTGGACCCGGACGCCTCCGACGGCCCGGCGGCCCGGGTGGAGGTCCATCCGGCGGCGCCGACGGACACCTCCGCCGGCGCCCCGTTCGTCCTGTTGGTCCTGCCGCTGGGCGTGCCCGTGGTGTGA
- a CDS encoding DEAD/DEAH box helicase translates to MTLTDRLPRSSDPANPPDPAALVDTFAEWAFDERGLSLYPAQEEALLELVTGANVILSTPTGSGKSLVAIGAHAAALARGERSFYTAPIKALVSEKFFALCEVFGADKVGMLTGDAAVNEKAPIICCTAEILANLALREGPGTDVGTVIMDEFHFYADPSRGWAWQVPIVELPQAQFLLMSATLGETSFFAEDLTRRTGRETAEITSVERPVPLHFRYVVEPLHETITELLSTREAPVYVVHFTQQAAVERAQALMSVNVTSKEDKAAIAETIGAFRFTSGFGRTLSRLVRHGIGVHHAGMLPRYRRLVETLAQAGLLKVICGTDTLGVGINVPIRTVLFTALSKYDGRRVRPLKAREFHQIAGRAGRAGYDTVGTVVAQAPEHDIENAKALAKAGDDPKKRRKVQRKQPPEGFVGWSQTSFEKLQQARPEPLTSHFEVTHAMLLNVVSRGGDTYAAMEHLLTDNHEPRKRQLKHMLRAIAIYRALRTSGVVEQYTVEGAARPRARVVDELQLDFALNQPLSPFALAVFELLDRESPTYALDVLSVIESTLDDPRQILAAQQNKARGEAIAAMKADGIEYEERMARLEEVTHPKPLEEMLHAALETYRRGAPWVADAVLSPKSVVRDMSERAMTFTEYVSHYQLARSEGLVLRYLADAYRALRQTVPEHARTEELTDLVEWLGELVRQTNSSLLDEWEKLAAGAGADGEVLPPGAEVAVATPTGVTGNTRAFRVMVRNALFRRVELATMGRYAELGDLDADAGWTADRWRDALAPYFAIHDRIGFGPDARGPELFDLTEEADRWLVRQVLDDPAGDRDWAIVAEVDLAASDEAGEAVVWVTDVTDGSSV, encoded by the coding sequence ATGACGCTCACCGACCGGCTGCCGCGCTCCTCCGACCCCGCGAACCCCCCGGACCCCGCCGCGCTGGTGGACACCTTCGCCGAGTGGGCGTTCGACGAGCGCGGCCTGTCGCTGTACCCGGCGCAGGAGGAGGCGCTGCTGGAGCTGGTCACCGGCGCCAACGTGATCCTCTCGACGCCGACGGGCTCGGGGAAGTCGCTGGTCGCGATCGGTGCGCACGCCGCCGCCCTGGCCCGCGGGGAGCGCAGCTTCTACACCGCACCGATCAAGGCGCTGGTCAGCGAGAAGTTCTTCGCGCTGTGCGAGGTCTTCGGCGCGGACAAGGTCGGCATGCTCACCGGCGACGCCGCGGTGAACGAGAAGGCGCCCATCATCTGCTGCACCGCGGAGATCCTGGCCAACCTCGCGCTCCGCGAGGGCCCCGGGACCGACGTCGGCACGGTGATCATGGACGAGTTCCACTTCTACGCCGACCCGTCACGTGGCTGGGCCTGGCAGGTACCGATCGTCGAGCTGCCGCAGGCGCAGTTCCTGCTGATGAGCGCCACGCTGGGCGAGACGTCGTTCTTCGCCGAGGACCTGACCCGGCGCACCGGCCGGGAGACCGCCGAGATCACCTCGGTGGAGCGGCCGGTGCCGCTGCACTTCCGCTACGTCGTCGAGCCGCTGCACGAGACGATCACCGAGCTGCTCTCGACCCGTGAGGCGCCGGTCTACGTCGTGCACTTCACCCAGCAGGCCGCCGTCGAGCGGGCCCAGGCCCTGATGAGCGTGAACGTCACCTCGAAGGAGGACAAGGCCGCGATCGCCGAGACGATCGGGGCGTTCCGGTTCACCTCCGGCTTCGGCCGCACCCTGTCCCGGCTGGTGCGCCACGGGATCGGCGTGCACCACGCCGGGATGCTCCCCCGCTACCGGCGGCTGGTGGAGACCCTGGCCCAGGCCGGGCTGCTCAAGGTCATCTGCGGCACCGACACCCTCGGCGTCGGCATCAACGTGCCCATCCGCACGGTGCTGTTCACCGCGCTGTCCAAGTACGACGGGCGCCGGGTGCGCCCGCTCAAGGCCCGCGAGTTCCACCAGATCGCCGGCCGGGCAGGGCGCGCCGGGTACGACACCGTCGGCACCGTCGTCGCGCAGGCCCCTGAGCACGACATCGAGAACGCCAAGGCACTTGCCAAAGCGGGCGACGACCCGAAGAAGCGCCGCAAAGTTCAGCGCAAGCAGCCCCCCGAGGGGTTCGTGGGCTGGTCGCAGACCTCGTTCGAGAAGCTGCAGCAGGCTCGCCCCGAGCCGCTGACCAGCCACTTCGAGGTCACCCACGCGATGCTGCTCAACGTCGTCTCGCGCGGCGGGGACACCTACGCGGCGATGGAGCACCTGCTCACCGACAACCACGAGCCCCGCAAGCGGCAGCTCAAGCACATGCTGCGGGCGATCGCGATCTACCGGGCGCTGCGCACCTCCGGCGTCGTCGAGCAGTACACCGTGGAGGGCGCGGCCCGGCCGCGCGCCCGGGTGGTCGACGAGCTGCAGCTGGACTTCGCGCTCAACCAGCCGCTGTCGCCGTTCGCGCTGGCGGTGTTCGAGCTGCTCGACCGGGAGTCGCCGACCTACGCCCTCGACGTGCTCTCGGTGATCGAGTCGACCCTCGACGACCCCCGCCAGATCCTCGCCGCCCAGCAGAACAAGGCCCGCGGCGAGGCGATCGCCGCGATGAAGGCCGACGGCATCGAGTACGAGGAGCGGATGGCCCGGCTGGAGGAGGTGACCCACCCCAAGCCGCTGGAGGAGATGCTGCACGCCGCGCTGGAGACCTACCGCCGCGGCGCGCCGTGGGTCGCCGACGCCGTCCTGTCACCGAAGTCGGTGGTCCGGGACATGAGCGAGCGCGCGATGACGTTCACCGAGTACGTCTCGCACTACCAGCTCGCCCGTTCCGAGGGCCTGGTGCTGCGCTACCTGGCCGACGCCTACCGGGCGCTGCGCCAGACCGTGCCCGAGCACGCCCGCACCGAGGAGCTCACCGACCTCGTGGAGTGGCTGGGCGAGCTGGTCCGCCAGACCAACTCCTCGCTGCTCGACGAGTGGGAGAAGCTCGCCGCCGGTGCAGGGGCCGACGGGGAGGTGCTTCCGCCGGGGGCCGAGGTCGCCGTCGCCACACCGACCGGGGTCACCGGCAACACCCGCGCGTTCCGGGTCATGGTGCGCAACGCGCTGTTCCGCCGGGTGGAGCTCGCGACGATGGGCCGTTACGCCGAGCTGGGCGACCTCGACGCCGACGCCGGCTGGACCGCCGACCGCTGGCGGGACGCGCTGGCCCCCTACTTCGCGATCCACGACCGGATCGGCTTCGGGCCCGACGCACGCGGGCCCGAACTGTTCGACCTCACCGAGGAGGCCGACCGCTGGCTGGTGCGCCAGGTGCTCGACGACCCGGCCGGCGACCGGGACTGGGCGATCGTCGCCGAGGTGGACCTCGCCGCCTCCGACGAGGCGGGCGAGGCGGTCGTGTGGGTGACGGACGTGACCGACGGGTCCTCGGTCTGA